The genomic stretch tctttctttctttcctttctttcttttctttctttctttctttccttcctttctttctttcctttctttccttactttcttttctttctttcttttctttctttctttctttctttcttttctttctttcttttctttctttctttctttctttctttctttctttctttcacagGATTCCAGcaatagttgtttttgttttgtcttacttattttcttctcttttttttttcgattcttttgcattttgattcCAACCAACGCATTGCCACACTGTTCAAGATAATAGTTGTGATTTGTGAATGACTTCGTAGCGTGGCCATGTCGAGATCATGCGACAACTCCACCAAACCAATAAGAATTCGTATGTGACTGATTGGAATccgcaaggaaagaggaaagtgggcagattCAACTCAttcaagcaaacctggaagaggtcagtcctcagtgaagctgaggatactggaatcCAAAAAAACAGGGGAGCAAACTGCTCAGAACTGAGTTCGGTGGAGAGTTGTGGTTAAGGCCCtttgctcccctgggagtgcacggGAAAAACCATGCGACTTAGGCATGTTATCTATAGCACTTGGGACGTTGTTGTTGGTTCCTTTATAGATTTATCCGAATATATTCACACTAACGTCAATTTCTACAAGAATTAAAGGTTTATTCTTTAGTATGTAAAGGAATTGACGTCTACTAGAAGAACTATACACAGATGTTGGATATTTACGACAATGCTTTAGATAAGTAGCAGACTTTAGAgtgtaaaataatttgttttgtttttttaaatcaagacgctcaaagtgttgcttttaaagagaatattataaaatctagCACTCAAGTTACATATGCTAGTGGCGGCTACACACAATCAAAATAACATtcacatgaaataaaaacaaaaggcagCCATAACAACAgccttaacccttaaaacgcgtggggtagtttagcctctaaacatcagactAGTGtttgcactcattgtaaaacagttcagcactttaagggttaacacATCTTAGATCAATGATCTTGCTTTTCAAAATGTGCCCACTTTACGCGCCACACTATGGAACTCTGGTTAAATCGCAGTGTAAATGTGAAGTTTGAATGGCTCTTTTTATGGTGGATGACTATCTGAATGAAGTTAAACCCTATTcatgattatttcccttttctttgCAGATGAGCTGCTACGTATTGACGTCTAAACTATTCTAGAtccaagttttaatttttttgacgTATCAAAACTTTAAAAGTCAACATTGTTTCATAGTTTTGTGATGGCTTTACTCAGCACTGAAGAAGccaaatattttattcaaaatattCTGCAACTAAAAAATGTCCCAGAACTGCCAATACAAAATCTATCAAATGACGACAAGTTGAACTTCATCCACTCCATACTTTCACGATATCTCGAGACTGAGCCATTTCAAAGCATCACTCTGATGGCAGTTGATCTCGACAAACGCAGGAGGCCAACCTGGCAGGAAATAAAGACGGCCATGTTTGCTTGTCGTGGAGGTCTGTGCTACTCTCAAAACGCGTTCATGTTTGCGTTGTTGACAGCGATTGGCTTAGACGTCTCCATGACGCGCGGGACGTGTGTGAATCCTACAAATCAACACAATAATCACCTTTGTCTACTGCTACACGGGCTGTTTTCTCCAAACGACACTTTTCTCGCAGACGTGGCCATGGGCTACGCTATGCCGcgagttatctcccttgattttgAAACCGAGTCACCGGAATATACTGACTCGTTTCAGACGTACAAATTTGTGAAAGATGGCGACACTGTTGTTTTcaaaggaaaaacaaagaagTCTATACGTGCGGGGGATATTCAAACTGCCGACGTGCAATTGGAAGGTGATGAAAATGCAGATGCTGATGACAAGTTGTCTTCTGCTAGAGAATGGAAAACTCGTTATCACTTTACGCTTTCAGACCTTCATAAAGAACTTGAAACTCTAGATTCAGATTTTGACATGATTTACACAGATGTGACCAAACTGGTGTTCCATAGTAGCCCTAGAAGCATGCATTGGCCGGGAGGTCGATTTTTTGCCATTATCGAACTAGAATTTATTACAGAGAACAGCACGCGCACGTTAGTTAAAACTAACATTAGTCAAAATTTACCGGGCGACGTCAAACCAAGAGTTCATTCCGTTGACTTCGCTTGTCCCGCAGAAACAGGAAATGACGTAGATAATCTTATGGAACGCCTCGTTGCTATGTACGCCAAATATTTCCCACAGTTTGAATCATGGGAAGTAAGAGCTGCCGTTGAGAACTGGAAAAAAATTCGCAATTTTTCCGGAACAAATCTACACGATTTAGATCAGTTGTTAACTGTCCACGTCTATAAAAACATTGCTACAGAAAACTGAGACCtcgatttatcttttttttataaagctagaaaaaaaaaaacaaataaaaaaaaaaacacttaaattTGGATCTAGCTTTAAAcaagaaacaagcaaaaatattacaaataatttttgaaaaaaaggcTTATATAAGAACAGCTTTATATCTAAAactgtatctctcaataatgtagaatttatttctccTTTTCGatagtaaagtacccctttcagaccttgcgatctatggggcagatgatgtaaaggacatGTTTTGAAATCAAACATAACTAATTACTAATTTGACtaaaattgactaattgtttttttttttttttttttgattgactCATGTTtttcatataggcctatatttcaattttaaagtCTACCATTCTTCCACATGATTAAGCAGCTAGCAGATACTCAACATGGAGTGGTTTCTTTAAGCAGATAATTTGTAAATTTAGAAAATGGCTTAGTTTTCGATTGCCAGGACTCCTGATTAGTCCAGTATTTCAAGTGACCACATTATAGTGGCAGGCGTTAGTAAGCGGAGACCTTGATAAGGAATTTTTGTGAAGACCACCCTAACCTTTTTCAGACTTCACTATGAATTcacttgaaaatattttttttaaaatctaaaagaaCTTTATGCTGGAGAACAAAATGAATAGagtatttatacatttaatacCGTTTACCGTATTGTCTTATATTTATTATGCAtatttagttgtgttgttttctttttgtatgtatgttatgtctAGGTTGTTTTCCACTATACATACACTACCACTCTAGTATTGCTGAGGTGGACAAAtgtagtcaaactaaatttccatttttttagaacaataaaagtatttaattttaTCTAATGATCTGTGTAGCTTTGTTTGGCGTgacagttaatttttttatttattttttttttttgaaatagaaatatttagtTTCACCtcgtaagagagagagagaaagatagagggaaagagagagagagagagagagaaagagagagaaaaaaagagaaagagagagagagagagagagagggggagaaagaaagagagaaagcgagagagagagagagagaatacgcGCAAAGAAGAGATTGAAGTAAAGAATCTCAGATGGCTTGCCTAGGcaccgagtccattgcactggcggggatgTAAAAAAGCTCCAGCAAAAATGTTTCCCCATGTGCTTGGCCTTTAGTCACGCCCCTAACCCGAGCATCTAGTGGTCGAGCTATCGGTAATAatgatctaaacaaaaaatgtacacCTGCTTGGATCCTGCACAGAACAGTTAGTTCAGAAAGGCCGATGGAGGTCAACTTCCGCGGGCCTAGATTTCCAAGAGTGTTCGTCTCCAGTCTTAGGACTATTTCAGTTTCCTTTTAATTAAAGATTATAATgtctattaattttaattattaaagatTATCATgtctattattttcattattaaagaTAATCACGTCTATTAGTTTcattattatcttcttatcttatataatatagacgttacttcaaaaatgaagatgattacgtcctacgcgtcatgcatttagtcatgcatattaaccaatgacttaaattctgccaagtcactggttttcctggctagctcaggcaacccattccatgctctaatagcactagggaagaaggagtatttgtacaaatttgtcctagcatatgggacgaggaatgtgcctttatctttgtgtctttcagagtattttattaaattttgtttttgtatttgaagattatggttcagtgttttatgtatgattgctactttacttttgagccttctgtcctgaaggctttctaaatttagtgattttactaaaggtgttactctagtcaaatgtgaatattcgtttgttatgaatctcactgctctattttgtgtctgttccagtttcttaatgttttcttgagttgaggagtcCCAAACGATTATTAAGTATATTAGTTTCATTATTAAAGATTATTAAGTCTATTAGTTTCattattaaagattattatgtctattattttcataattaaagattattgcgtctattattttcattattaaaaatGATCACgtctattattttcattattacagAAAGCTCCTGGCAACTTCAATAGTGTCATTGGCTTAAAGAAATCGACTATTACTAGATCCACTAATAATTCATCACTTGTAACTCCCAAGACCTGCATAACAAAATGTCTTTACTGACCAAGGAAGAAGCACTATATTTTatagaaaatgttttacaagtaAAAGATATTCCTAAGTCAACAATAAAAGATTTACCAACTGAAGAGAAATTCAATTTTCTACATACCATACTTTCACGATTTCTCGAGACTGAACCATTTCAAAGCATCACTCTGATGGCAGTTGATCTCGACAAACGCAGGAGGCCAACCTGGCAGGAAATAAAGACGGCCATGTTTGCTTGTCGTGGAGGACTGTGCTATTCTCAAAACGCGTTCATGTTTGCGTTGTTGACAGCGATTGGCTTAGACGTCTCCATGACCCGAGCTACCTGGCCATGTGCTGAAAACCAACCCAACAATCACCTTTGTTTTCTGCTACATGGGCTGGCCTTTCCCGATGTGGATCACCTTGTGGACATAGGGGCTGGCTACTCTCTACCTAGAGTTATCTCCCTTGGATTTGAAAAGGAGTCACCGGAATTCACCGACTCTTTTCAGACTTACAAAATCGCGAAAGAAAGCGAaagtaaatgtgtttttaacttaaaaaacaaaagatctcGTTCGAATAACACAGAACCAGCAGACGATCAAGATGTTGAGATTAAAGAAGGATCTTCATTTAGAATATTGTCAGATGAAGTCGACGAGTGGTCGGTATGCTATTACTTTAACCCATTAGAGCGTTATCAAGATCTCGAGCCTTTGTATCCAGATTTTGATAATGTATTTACAGATCCAACCAAATTATTATTTCACAGAAGCCCGAGGTGCATGCACTGGCCAGGAGGTGAATTTTTGGGAATTGTGGAATTAGAATTTATTACCGAGGATGAGGAACACACACTGATTAAAAAACATGTTAGTCAGATGGTAAGGTCAGACGACAAAGCAAATGACACTGACATTGAGCGGGCTCCTCTTGGAGAATGCaataacaaaagaaatgttATGGACGCTTTGGTTGCCATGTACGCCACCTACTTCCCTCAGTTCCTCTCAGGGGAAGTAAGAGCTGCCATTGAAAACTGGAAAGCGATTACTAACGATATAGGGAGAGAACTTAATAAAGTTGAACATTTATGTCAAGAACACTTGAGTAATCTTTCATGTGAGGATAAACACCAGGCTTcgttataaaaatatgtaatggACTAGGTTTCTCTCTAATAGAGCATTTTAATACTCAAaaccttttctctttcttaatATAGCTGTCTTCATTTCCGAAGACAATAATTGCAATACAATTTCACAGATGATATTTGCAATAAAAATCTAATGGATTTCCACGTTTATATGCTAAGCtatgtataattaaaaaaatacaaccttTCAATAtcatgtttttaatttatatatgcatcttatcttataacacacagacgtcacttcagaaagaagatgattacgtcctacgcgtgttcctattTCATTCTTGTCTTATATTTTAACCAGTGACATAAATTCCGCCAAGTAATTGGCTTTCGTGgctagcactagggaagaaggagtatttgtataaatttttcCTAGCATCTAGAATGagggatgtgcctttatctttgcgtccttctgagtatttttattagattttgtttttgtatttgaagattatggttcagtgttttatgtataattgctagtttacttttaagtcttctatcctgaagtaAAAGGGGCCAGTGTAAAAGAgagttttaactttttaaatatgtaaatgcaTTCCATCTATTTATTGTTATTGACCACATTTCTGATATGTCACCTACTACAAAAGGACCAGTGTAAATTATCGTTTTGTATTCGAGATTAAATGTGACACACAGACGGACTGACTGACTCCTTACACCAAACAGTGTAATCTTACCTGGAAGGAGAGTCTCTAAATAGCATTgatgtatttataaaattataaaataaattttttcgGTACAGTTTTTACTCAAATTTTTGCCGTGTTTAAGAGATACGTTGTCAGAGTAATGCATGATGAAGTCTGAAGGGCTTAGCTTTCAATGTCTCTCAATCACTTACTCTGtttgcctctttttcttttctctggtaCAGTTCCCTgcagaaaggtctttgcgagctctgAGAATCTCCTGATATGGTCTtacagttttagtttgcgttttattAAAACAGTGTCAAGTcaccagaggcggccttagcgggTGTCATATCACAACGAGACCActggcaggggcggactgggtgttaaaatcggcccaggcatttctatacattcggcccacaaattgtataTCGTATGATTGACATCCATTTCTaagtctacctgtcctcaaaaattgttctgttaagtttgataatgtatcgaaaaCTGAACGCATGATACaatgaaattttttaaagaaatacagtaggccttatgttgctttttaatcgcttaAAGTGTGGGCCCaaaaaaggatgaagcctactagtagcactgtctacggatgtagactattacattatttgggaaaatgtattagattaaattagcGTTACACCGTAGAgtctgtaaaatgtttcttttttttaaacacgacgctcagaaggctttttataagagaatattatacaactttataagagaatattatacaactttataagagaatattatacaactttataagagaatattatacaactttataagagaatattatacaactttataagagaatattatacaactttataagagaatattatacaactttataagagaatattatacaactttataagagaatattatacaactttataagagaatattatacaactttataagagaatattatacaactttataagagaatattatacaactttataagagaatattatacaactttataagagaatattatacaactttataagagaatattatacaactttataagagaatattatacaactttataagagaatattatacaactttataagagaatattatacaactttataagagaatattatacaactttataagagaatattatacaactttataagagaatattatacaactttataagagaatattatacaactttataagagaatattatacaaCTTTTACAATTCAATGCGTTATATAGTGGCATTTACGAGACCCTTCAGGTGACCTTAagggcccatttgggtaccggcccaccgggcatttgcccgaatgcccatatagccagtccgcccctggtcacTGGAGGCATGCACACTGACCAACGACATCGCAGCCTgaggacagtttttttttagaccacTAGCTCGTTGCTACGTCTCAGGTCGTTCCCTCATGCGCCACCGCCTAAAGCCGCCTCTGAAGTCATCGTGGGGGGCCCCAGAGAACCTGTTTCCGATTTCCTCTTTTGTGATAGGGTCTTTGTTTGGGAATCCTCGGTTAGGATTCAAGATTTGTAAACATGCCAGATTGTCTCCATGACCAAAGAGCTTATGATAAGGGTTTCCCCAAActgtggttggtcgttgtgctggtcacatgacacactgATCGTTAACtgaggccaaagaaacagacgaCTTTTTACATCATTTAGTCCATAGATTAtcatattatcttcttatcttatcaaatacagacgttaatacAGAAGatggaagaaaagaaagatataTTATCAAGATTAtcatattatcttcttatcttatcaaatacagacattaatacagaagaaaagaaatatatattatcaAGATTAtcatattatcttcttatcttatcaaatacagacgttaatacagaagaaaaaaaagatatataatcAAGATTAtcatattatcttcttatcttatcaaatacagacgtaacttcaaaaaaaaaagatgattacatcctacgcgtcatgcatctagtcatgcatgttaaccaatgacttaaaggCTGTCACGCTTAAGTTTGTAGGTCAAGGCAAGTTGCAAGAATGTGTCGTCGCATGATCTGGTAATCATGAGTGCAGCTCCCACGTGTATGAGTTTGGCTAGGGGACAAAAAAAGGGCGGCAAAAGGGAAGGTGAAGGCTGAAGATAGCGAGAGCGTGGGAGGAGTGTTATAGAGGCTTTGGGAGGAATAGAGTTAAAGTTTTGTGAGCTATAGGTtagtttaaagtaaataaatggcagtggcgtagctaggaaaacgccatcatttgggggccgggGTGAGTCTTGGTCTCTTTGGGGGACCCCTAAAGTGAGACCCGGGGGGATTCTCAAATACTTCCCCCTCCCCTCACCCCAGCTACGATACTGATAGTTGGCTAGATTTATTTGATCATTACTAATATTACAGTATGCTGTATCTGAATCATATTTACTGTGTATATATTTTTCGTTTGAAGTTTGAGTTTCAAagaattaaacgaaataaaataaatacagtgTTATTTATTATATCTTAGTGGTGctcgtctctctttctctctctctccctccctccctccctagCTCGCGATATCATGGCAACTATTTGTGCAGTAAACGATTTCTATTTATGTacagaaaatatttaaagaaattttggtttcaaacataaatatactatattttaataaatattattaatataaatgcaaaatcccttttttttttggttgtagaatttttatgataataagtttaaaaaacgTTTTTATTTGAGTTTTTGGTCCTCTTCTAGAAAAGTTGGCCCATCACAGGTCAAGGTCATACTAGAAGTATTATAcaaagttagggttagggttatttaATAACGCTGACTTAATGTATTCACCTAAGTTCACCAACTCTTCGTACCATCGCCTCTCTGCAATCAATGACCGGTGGTCAAGGCTACACCCGATGCAATAACACTACCAAGTGCCCAGCATACTTTCGAGATCCCTAAGAACCACAATCTGCTGTGCCGTTTGAAATGTCATCAATGTTCATTTTGTAACAAGTAACGACAGAAATgaatattattttctaaaataatttgacagatttgtttgtaatgttatgtCATTACCATAAACTTATTCAagataaaaccaaaaaaaaaaaaaaaaacacaaatttcgCACATGACCATTTCCTGCGGACTTGGGGCAAGCATTTGTACTCTCATCGCGAGCTGGCTGAAAATGGCCGGCCATTTCGTGCATTGGCTGGTCAATGGCAAACAATAATGGCCAGTTGCCATCCGATTGTGAATTAGCGAATGTCGCATTCTGactgtaatatttatattaaaattgaaatttcaACCTTGATTTCAATTTCTGATACATTcacacgcattttttttttcatctaaaatttttttttcaaccaactaaaaattatgcaaattttaaCACGTCACGCTTGACTGcacaagataccaaacaaaataattgattaccaatagttttatttttattgatattgtgtgttgtcaggtaaaagaaataattgtgtctaatttcagcttgatccaagattgggtgataacgtgtagaaactttgaccagacagactgacagagtgactgacggagtgagttgatataagctttgtaaaaacaacgtCACAGTTAATATAcgggaaaaaaagaaatgaaacaatgtgcagaatttatttttttaattaaattttgatcATCGTCTAGCAATCGTCTTCATCTTCTGGGATTTCGCACAGAAAACGGGTTGGATAATCTGGAATAGTGTAATAACAGAGATCATCCACAGCCAACCACCCTGGATCGTTGAACAGGTAGAGACAGTTTCGTTCGGTTCCCCATTTCCTACTTTTGATTAAAAATGATGGCACCAGTTCGTTGGTGGTTCTATATCTCCAAACCTCTTCTTCAGCATTGTCCGTTGCTCCGATCAGAACCAACCGGAATCCGCTAAACTTTTTGATAAATGCTGCGATGAAATTAAATTCGTCAAGGTCTTGAATCTCTGCCAGGTATCCTCCGTACAGGGCGCAAGTCGCCATGGCTTCCTCAGATCTAGAGATCGGATCTTGTTGGGAGAGATAATAACGCCTTCCTTTATAGACATCAGATCTTTGAAACAGCCAACGTTTTGATGACTCCAGCCTTGACCTTAACCTCTCAAGGCTTCGGCACCTTGAGTCGTCACAGAGAGATCGTTCAGTTCTTTTGCTCCCAGTTATAGCACGTGATTCCAAGCCGTGCGCCCAATCTGGAGACATTTATACAATATTAATTAAGCTACTGATATTTTActttaattgttttttcaaatggCAATTATTACTCTTAATTAGATTATTATACCGTTAGATCGTCTAAGAGCTGAGTTGAAgactcttcgagctctaagtttgaaaaaaaaacaacctatttgagcgtcaaacagtaaaaaaaaaaaaaaaaaaacctgtccgaacgaccgttctgtctggaagagacccaagtcaatgcctatataaAGCATAACTGGCCTCTGGACGCATGGGCTAGACATGGCCAAAGGACCGAGTTTAcagggagcctccgccattttcctatgttataccaagctaactgtgggGGAACTCGCCAttaatgtaacggtcccttgagaacggcgcatggattatcgacagggccgtgggagctctctttcaactccgtcCGTGCAATGGGTCCACTCCCgcctacccgtgggcatccccacgggagttgtgtttcgccattcatttagcctagctacc from Biomphalaria glabrata chromosome 9, xgBioGlab47.1, whole genome shotgun sequence encodes the following:
- the LOC106068314 gene encoding uncharacterized protein LOC106068314, which produces MSLLTKEEALYFIENVLQVKDIPKSTIKDLPTEEKFNFLHTILSRFLETEPFQSITLMAVDLDKRRRPTWQEIKTAMFACRGGLCYSQNAFMFALLTAIGLDVSMTRATWPCAENQPNNHLCFLLHGLAFPDVDHLVDIGAGYSLPRVISLGFEKESPEFTDSFQTYKIAKESESKCVFNLKNKRSRSNNTEPADDQDVEIKEGSSFRILSDEVDEWSVCYYFNPLERYQDLEPLYPDFDNVFTDPTKLLFHRSPRCMHWPGGEFLGIVELEFITEDEEHTLIKKHVSQMVRSDDKANDTDIERAPLGECNNKRNVMDALVAMYATYFPQFLSGEVRAAIENWKAITNDIGRELNKVEHLCQEHLSNLSCEDKHQASL
- the LOC106078762 gene encoding uncharacterized protein LOC106078762, encoding MHPSVQAMLICVVMGALFLTHWAHGLESRAITGSKRTERSLCDDSRCRSLERLRSRLESSKRWLFQRSDVYKGRRYYLSQQDPISRSEEAMATCALYGGYLAEIQDLDEFNFIAAFIKKFSGFRLVLIGATDNAEEEVWRYRTTNELVPSFLIKSRKWGTERNCLYLFNDPGWLAVDDLCYYTIPDYPTRFLCEIPEDEDDC